Proteins encoded in a region of the Tribolium castaneum strain GA2 chromosome 7, icTriCast1.1, whole genome shotgun sequence genome:
- the LOC659208 gene encoding uncharacterized protein LOC659208: MCKMTLYQCLFVLVILLKDVFALKDVVLTIRPEVVERGSFATLICSYDLEGATLYYVKWYRGMHEFYRYTPSERPTTKIFPIDTINVDVYRSNATQAVLTDIDFKLSGNFSCEVTTDEEPASTETAVQSMLVVQLPEFFPTISVGRDPLDYGDVLRANCTSPPARPAAKLKFFLNDLLVASTPPLSPRRSQEVLWSDLNLELPLHEYHFMQGKLVLRCVAQVAGIYHEEAVLVLPSLRDPVPAKVSADDSARLAPGELILQVLFVLIAGVLY; this comes from the exons ACGTCTTCGCCCTCAAAGACGTCGTTTTGACTATCAGGCCCGAAGTTGTCGAGAGGGGGAGTTTCGCCACCCTTATATGTTCCTACGACCTCGAAGGAGCCACGCTCTACTATGTCAAGTGGTACAGGGGCATGCACGAGTTCTACAGGTACACCCCCAGCGAGCGGCCCACCACCAAGATTTTCCCCATAGACACAATCAACGTTGAT gtGTATCGTTCCAACGCTACTCAAGCCGTGCTTACAGACATAGACTTCAAGCTTTCAGGAAACTTCAGCTGCGAAGTCACCACAGACGAAGAACCGGCCTCCACTGAAACGGCCGTTCAGTCCATGCTAGTCGTAC AACTTCCCGAGTTTTTCCCCACAATAAGCGTGGGTCGAGACCCTCTGGACTACGGCGACGTCCTCCGTGCAAACTGCACCTCTCCACCGGCACGTCCCGCCGCCAAACTAAAGTTTTTCCTCAACGACCTGCTGGTGGCCTCCACGCCGCCGCTCTCGCCCCGCCGCTCCCAGGAGGTGCTCTGGAGCGACCTCAACCTCGAGCTGCCCCTCCACGAGTACCACTTCATGCAGGGCAAGCTCGTCCTGCGGTGTGTGGCCCAAGTGGCTGGAATTTACCACGAAGAAGCCGTCCTGGTTCTGCCCAGTCTGCGGGACCCCGTTCCTGCAAAAG TGAGCGCGGACGACTCGGCCCGTCTTGCGCCCGGTGAATTGATCCTCCAGGtcctttttgttttgattgcTGGTGTCCTGTACTAG